A genomic window from Triticum urartu cultivar G1812 chromosome 7, Tu2.1, whole genome shotgun sequence includes:
- the LOC125521132 gene encoding myb family transcription factor MPH1-like translates to MRGFERRGVRQYNRSDEPRMRWTEELHRQFIEAVNCLGGQDEATPKRILQLMGAKGVSISHVKSHLQMYRSSSSNSTCNGPPNASVDRRGDQRVVDGPWNGHRNGNGMGVASERIDDASSYPVPSHGHRSPAYQIPSIEDVFRSWEHSRGRLPWNSSMPSEKATGWACHADRSTRQKQQQQQTAAGCDLTLSIGRWEAEAASSDADFSSMTTEEAVAPARDRGAGDHRRSASVTGLDLDLNLDLAISSSCL, encoded by the exons ATGAGAGGATTTGAGAGGAGAGGCGTCCGGCAGTACAACCGGTCCGACGAGCCGCGGATGCGGTGGACGGAGGAGCTGCACCGGCAGTTCATCGAAGCTGTCAATTGCCTCGGCGGCCAGGACG AGGCAACGCCGAAGCGTATTCTTCAGCTGATGGGCGCCAAGGGAGTCAGCATATCTCACGTCAAGAGCCATCTCCAGATGTACAGATCAAGCTCTAGCAACTCCACCTGCAACGGTCCACCCAATGCGTCCGTGGATCGCCGTGGAGACCAGCGTGTTGTTGACGGGCCATGGAATGGCCACAGGAACGGGAATGGCATGGGGGTGGCTTCGGAGAGGATCGACGACGCTTCATCTTACCCCGTGCCTTCCCATGGCCACCGCTCGCCGGCGTACCAAAT ACCGTCGATCGAAGACGTTTTCAGGAGCTGGGAGCATAGTAGAGGGCGGCTGCCATGGAACTCCAGCATGCCATCAGAGAAG GCGACCGGCTGGGCATGTCACGCTGACAGAAGCACACgtcagaagcagcagcagcagcagacggcGGCGGGGTGTGACCTGACGCTGTCGATTGGCCGGtgggaggcggaggcggcgagcAGTGATGCTGACTTCTCGAGCATGACCACCGAGGAGGCCGTCGCACCAGCAAGGGATCGAGGAGCCGGCGATCACCGTCGCTCCGCCTCCGTCACCGGCCTGGACCTCGACCTGAACCTCGACTTGGCCATCTCATCCTCTTGTCTGTGA